Proteins encoded by one window of Nicotiana tabacum cultivar K326 chromosome 10, ASM71507v2, whole genome shotgun sequence:
- the LOC142165436 gene encoding uncharacterized protein LOC142165436 — protein MFFDGATNFKGVRIGAVLILKHYPASANIRFSCTNNMAEHEACILGIKMAVDMNIKELLVIGDFDLLIHQVQGEWSTKNVKILSYLHCLKQLCKEFPKIEFRHAPKIQNEFADALTTLSSMIQHLDKNYIDSVEIEIKDQHAYCLHVNEEPDGKP, from the coding sequence atgttttttgatggagcaacaaacttcaaaggagtcagGATTGGGGCAGTCCTGATTTTGAAACACTATCCAGCATCGGCAAATATAAGATTCTCATGTACTAATAATATGGCAGAACACGAGGCATGCATCCTTGGAATCAAAATGGCAGTCGATATGAACATCAAAGAACTTTTGGTCATAGGAGATTTCGATTTGCTGATACACCAAGTCCAAGGAGAATGGTCAACTAAGAATGTCAAGATACTGTCGTACCTACACTGCTTAAAGCAACTGTGCAAGGAGTTCCCGAAGATAGAGTTCAGGCATGCCCCcaaaattcagaatgagtttgcagatgcCCTTACAACCTTATCATCCATGATTCAGCATCTAGATAAGAACTATATCGACTCGGTCGAGATAGAAATCAaggatcaacatgcttattgcttACATGTGAATGAAGAACCAGATGGTAAACCTTAG